In the genome of Nitrospira sp., the window TCCGCCTCCCACTGAGCTTCTGCATCAAGGTCCACGGCCCTATCTAAACTGTCCAACAGAGAACCAGCCATGGCCGCCCGCGCTTCAGGGGGCAACTTCATGGCCTCTTCCAGCAACTTAGACGCGTCAGCATTCATGGTCAAATTCTAGCAGATGCGACGGGACGAAGGAAGGCATCGTGTCAATCTATCAGCCGTCGCACTTCAGCCGGGTGCATGCCGCCTACGGCGGCTGCTTCATCGTCCTCCGGATGTGGCTGATCGATCACGTGGAGCCGGATCGATTTGATGTCATCGGGGCAATGGTGGGCTTGATTGGAGCGACAGTGATGATGTACTGGCCGAGACAGCAGAAGAGACCTAGCCTTGCCCTCGGTGCTACGCTCATAACAAGGCTTCCGTTGCCAGACCAGACTCCAGCCTTTCAGAATAATTTCTTTTAGAGTTCGTGCGTGACAGAAAATGGAAGCATTTCCAAGACGCCTATAACCAAAGTTTTTACGATTGATTTCCTAGCCGACAAAGCGTAGGAAGTGGCCCGCGACGATAAACAATCGGTTCAACCACAGAAGAATCATGGAGGAGTTGGTGGGAAAGCAAACATGGGTACCAATCTAGGGAAGCGCAAAAGTCATAAACGGTACCATAACGCACCTGCCGACACTCGCGGCCCGAGCCAGAACCAACACGTCCTCTGCGGACAGCAGTTCCGAGCCACCACCCCACACTATTCTTAGGTCGAATCTTGAATTCGATCAAGGCATCATTACGTGGGAGGCAAAACTGCGTGACGCAGAGTCACGCGTCCAGTTAATGCTTCCAGCAGAGCCAACTGCCAGCAGTGTTTCTGAATTATCGAAAGGTGATGTGAACAACACCGATCTGTCAGCTGGCTTGAACGTGCTAGGCGCACCATATGGATTTGCATTTTGGAATGGCTCGTGGGAAGCGGCAGGGGGATCTGGCCAAGGCGCTTCACTTCCGCTCAATGAATGGATACCGTTGAAGGTTACCGCTCGAGGCTCCAACGTCGAATTGTACGTCTATGAGGTGAAGGTAGTTTCGACGAATCGGTCGTTGAGGAGAGGTCAGATTGGCGTACTTCTGCAAGGAAATAAAGAGTGTGCAATTCGAAATGTTAGGATCTCCGAAAACGCTCCCACATGTTTCGTGATCATGCAATTCACGGACGAATTCGACATTCTTTACACTGACGTTATTCGCCCAGTCTGCGGGTCTC includes:
- a CDS encoding addiction module protein, coding for MNADASKLLEEAMKLPPEARAAMAGSLLDSLDRAVDLDAEAQWEAEIARRLTDLDSSATHLIAWSEARRRILDR